One genomic window of Solanum dulcamara chromosome 10, daSolDulc1.2, whole genome shotgun sequence includes the following:
- the LOC129871309 gene encoding zinc finger CCCH domain-containing protein 20-like: MVKTPLFSPLYIQTDHHRLNFITPTTMIGERSRRISTVDVPPWPYSDDQTANMHFMLSSPSTPNSISTPNFSTFVEDDYSLLFQHDGEDMDEIEFENREIELPVDVYACDNFRMYEFKVKRCERGRSHDWTECPYVHPGEKARRRDPRKYHYSGTACPDFRKGICNRGDGCEFAHGVFECWLHPGRYRTQPCKDGGNCKRRVCFFAHSPEQLRVVCPGSGSGSDPFENSPRRYVKYLHFVSSPESSSPPTESPPMSPMTAANSYNSLSRSLGSNSVNDVMTSLRQLQLNRLNSMPSSWNVQMGSPVLGSPRRPVIRPGFCSLPATPSGDPTRPRNRCFDLWEKGECEEEPVMERVESGRDLRVKMFQKLSKENPLDDPGHPNPDLHPGSGPNPDVGWVSDLIQ, from the coding sequence ATGGTTAAGACTCCACTTTTTTCACCCCTTTATATACAAACCGATCATCACCGCCTGAACTTCATAACTCCAACTACGATGATCGGAGAAAGGAGTCGCCGGATTTCGACTGTAGACGTTCCGCCGTGGCCGTACTCAGATGATCAAACGGCGAACATGCACTTCATGTTAAGCAGCCCTAGTACCCCAAATTCCATTTCTACCCCTAATTTCAGTACTTTTGTTGAAGATGATTATTCTCTGCTTTTCCAGCACGATGGGGAAGATATGGATGAAATTGAGTTTGAAAATCGGGAGATTGAACTTCCGGTTGATGTTTACGCTTGTGATAATTTCAGGATGTATGAATTTAAAGTGAAGAGATGTGAACGTGGAAGGTCACACGATTGGACGGAATGCCCGTATGTTCATCCCGGTGAAAAAGCTCGTCGGAGAGATCCACGGAAGTATCACTATTCCGGTACTGCATGCCCGGATTTTCGTAAAGGGATTTGTAACAGAGGTGATGGATGTGAGTTCGCACACGGCGTATTTGAGTGTTGGTTACACCCTGGTCGCTATCGTACGCAGCCGTGTAAAGATGGTGGTAACTGTAAGAGAAGAGTTTGTTTCTTTGCTCACTCGCCTGAGCAACTCAGAGTAGTGTGTCCGGGTTCAGGTTCGGGTTCTGATCCGTTTGAGAACTCACCTCGACGGTATGTTAAATATTTGCATTTTGTTTCATCGCCTGAGTCGAGCTCGCCGCCGACGGAGTCGCCGCCGATGTCTCCGATGACGGCGGCGAACTCGTATAACTCACTGAGTCGATCACTCGGATCGAACTCGGTGAATGACGTAATGACTTCTTTACGTCAGCTGCAGTTAAACAGGTTGAATTCCATGCCTTCATCATGGAATGTACAAATGGGTTCACCTGTACTCGGGTCACCCAGACGACCCGTTATCCGACCCGGATTCTGTAGCTTGCCAGCAACTCCATCTGGAGATCCGACCCGACCCAGGAACCGGTGTTTCGATCTATGGGAAAAAGGGGAATGCGAAGAAGAACCTGTTATGGAGAGAGTTGAATCAGGGAGGGATTTAAGGGTGAAGATGTTTCAGAAGCTGAGCAAGGAGAATCCACTCGATGATCCGGGTCACCCAAATCCGGATTTGCATCCGGGTTCAGGTCCAAACCCGGATGTCGGGTGGGTTTCGGATTTGATccagtaa